The following are encoded together in the Marmota flaviventris isolate mMarFla1 chromosome 18, mMarFla1.hap1, whole genome shotgun sequence genome:
- the Ppp2r1a gene encoding serine/threonine-protein phosphatase 2A 65 kDa regulatory subunit A alpha isoform — MAAADGDDSLYPIAVLIDELRNEDVQLRLNSIKKLSTIALALGVERTRSELLPFLTDTIYDEDEVLLALAEQLGTFTTLVGGPEYVHCLLPPLESLATVEETVVRDKAVESLRAISHEHSPSDLEAHFVPLVKRLAGGDWFTSRTSACGLFSVCYPRVSSAVKAELRQYFRNLCSDDTPMVRRAAASKLGEFAKVLELDNVKSEIIPMFSNLASDEQDSVRLLAVEACVNIAQLLPQEDLEALVMPTLRQAAEDKSWRVRYMVADKFTELQKAVGPEITKTDLVPAFQNLMKDCEAEVRAAASHKVKEFCESLSADCRENVIMTQILPCVKELVSDANQHVKSALASVIMGLSPILGKDNTIEHLLPLFLAQLKDECPEVRLNIISNLDCVNEVIGIRQLSQSLLPAIVELAEDAKWRVRLAIIEYMPLLAGQLGVEFFDEKLNSLCMAWLVDHVYAIREAATSNLKKLVEKFGKEWAHATIIPKVLAMSGDPNYLHRMTTLFCINVLSEVCGQDITTKHMLPTVLRMAGDPVANVRFNVAKSLQKIGPILDNSTLQSEVKPILEKLTQDQDVDVKYFAQEALTVLSLA; from the exons ACACCATCTATGATGAGGACGAGGTCCTCCTGGCCCTGGCGGAGCAGCTGGGAACCTTTACCACTCTGGTGGGAGGCCCAGAGTATGTGCACTGCCTGCTG CCACCCCTCGAGTCGCTGGCCACAGTGGAGGAGACGGTGGTGCGGGACAAGGCGGTGGAATCTTTGCGGGCCATCTCACACGAGCACTCACCCTCAGACCTGGAGGCCCACTTCGTGCCGCTGGTGAAGCGGCTGGCGGGTGGCGACTGGTTCACCTCCCGCACCTCTGCTTGTGGCCTCTTCTCCGTCTGCTACCCCCGAGTGTCCAGTGCTGTCAAGGCAGAATTGCGGCA GTACTTCCGGAACCTCTGCTCAGATGATACCCCCATGGTGCGGCGGGCCGCAGCCTCCAAACTGGGGGAGTTCGCAAAGGTACTAGAGCTGGACAACGTCAAGAGCGAGATCATCCCCATGTTCTCCAACCTGGCCTCTGACGAGCAG GACTCGGTACGGCTGCTGGCTGTGGAGGCGTGTGTGAACATCGCCCAGCTTCTGCCACAGGAGGACCTGGAGGCCCTAGTGATGCCCACTCTGCGCCAGGCTGCTGAGGACAAGTCCTGGCGTGTCCGCTACATGGTGGCTGACAAGTTCACAGAG CTCCAGAAAGCAGTGGGGCCCGAGATCACCAAGACAGATCTGGTCCCTGCCTTCCAGAACTTGATGAAGGACTGTGAGGCTGAGGTGAGGGCTGCAGCCTCCCACAAGGTCAAAG AGTTCTGTGAAAGCCTCTCAGCAGACTGTCGGGAGAATGTGATCATGACCCAGATCTTGCCCTGTGTTAAG GAGCTGGTGTCAGATGCTAACCAGCACGTCAAGTCAGCCTTGGCCTCAGTCATCATGGGCCTCTCTCCCATCTTGGGCAAAGACAACACCATTGAACATCTCTTGCCCCTCTTCTTGGCTCAGCTGAAGGATGAG TGCCCAGAGGTGCGGCTGAACATCATCTCCAATCTGGACTGTGTGAATGAAGTGATTGGCATCCGACAGCTCTCTCAGTCCTTGCTCCCTGCCATTGTGGAGCTGGCTGAAGATGCCAAGTGGCGGGTACGACTGGCCATCATTGAATACATGCCCCTTCTGGCTGGACAGCTG GGGGTGGAATTCTTTGATGAGAAACTCAACTCCTTGTGCATGGCCTGGCTCGTGGATCATG TCTATGCCATCCGTGAGGCGGCCACCAGCAACCTGAAGAAGCTGGTAGAGAAGTTTGGGAAGGAGTGGGCCCATGCCACTATCATCCCCAAAGTGTTGGCCATGTCTGGAGACCCCAACTACCTGCACCGCATGACTACACTCTTCTGCATCAAC GTGCTGTCTGAAGTATGTGGGCAGGACATCACTACCAAGCACATGTTGCCCACGGTCTTGCGTATGGCTGGGGACCCAGTTGCCAATGTCCGTTTCAACGTGGCCAAGTCCCTACAGAAGATAGGGCCCATTCTGGACAACAG CACCCTGCAGAGTGAAGTCAAGCCCATCTTGGAGAAGCTGACCCAGGACCAGGATGTGGATGTCAAGTACTTTGCCCAGGAGGCTCTGACTG TTCTCTCTCTCGCCTGA